In Notamacropus eugenii isolate mMacEug1 chromosome 1, mMacEug1.pri_v2, whole genome shotgun sequence, one genomic interval encodes:
- the HPS6 gene encoding BLOC-2 complex member HPS6: MKRASTLRVLSDLSDFSNASGLRQVLAEEPLARVRTSPDGRHLLLLRPPGSPAPLLLASRKGAGLGPEPSWPAGQGPVLDAFFLQCPGWAGGPRPVLALVWAGGRAEVWGTGVHPGWQLLQQAELCVSSKAKVVAAAALGNRLVWCEERPASTEAAEGSVPAAFSHCVCTRALEPHGETSVILGAPKTLLHHCPRFQLLASRSDFFMVPTATTWRGVAHILLIWYPGKGRVTVAVPAHNLTYSKNLSPKGRDSWDFRSLLQRVPGLLSGGEPLDIHTCATAQGSLLLLSSKGAVSLIRRDGGARAVGILGYGLLSQGVPVSLGVFNDTLACVLSSGLELLDMGSGRLLERKVLSTDRVHLLELSAPGIDEEEESKGGLRLLSAGGLFCMTWEVGREVEWLSSEDLVFEEACGYYQRRSLLGARLTTDELRKGSTFRAPLALAAVLRGHQPPTKLLTDLQAELRDYHGLERLKTRLVTGNGQEEGWTELAEREVERLLRSDLTGDKLSQLNAVFAVFPAAAWCSTRRALQLQLNEAGQLKSQAPPDLWKKVLADTEADGALPPFELLCQCLCRLEPCWLPPFVELAQQQGGPGWGLGAGGPGPPLYRRALAVLGDWAGARAGALELELLLGSGRPKAVLQAIGQLVQAGQWERVLDAGLALSPSSPLLQMEIFTVLLAEFARHRQLDAHLTRLRHLCPPDLSPTDLLLLLKRHLPDEEGPPTPFPKVGADPPLTVGLLRDLLEQAKSKAQTPSPYEDILWDSGASPPYPKSRHYPSQYQSSQSKEPGARNSMELTQTETWGQRI, translated from the coding sequence ATGAAGCGGGCCAGCACTCTGCGTGTGCTCTCTGACCTGAGCGACTTCAGTAACGCGAGCGGGCTCCGACAAGTGCTGGCGGAGGAGCCTCTGGCCCGGGTCCGCACCAGCCCCGACGGCCGCCACCTGCTGCTTCTTCGCCCTCCGGGCTCTCCAGCCCCACTGCTGCTGGCGTCCAGGAAAGGGGCGGGGCTGGGACCGGAGCCCTCTTGGCCAGCCGGCCAAGGCCCGGTGCTGGATGCCTTCTTTCTCCAGTGCCCGGGCTGGGCCGGTGGCCCACGTCCTGTGCTTGCCTTGGTGTGGGCAGGCGGGCGGGCCGAGGTGTGGGGCACCGGAGTGCACCCAGGATGGCAGCTGCTGCAGCAGGCCGAGTTGTGTGTGAGTAGCAAGGCCAAAGTGGTAGCTGCCGCGGCCCTGGGAAACCGGTTGGTGTGGTGTGAGGAGCGGCCAGCCAGCACGGAGGCAGCCGAAGGATCCGTGCCAGCCGCCTTCAGTCACTGTGTGTGCACTCGGGCCCTGGAGCCCCACGGGGAGACCAGTGTCATTCTGGGTGCCCCCAAGACCCTGCTGCACCACTGCCCTCGTTTCCAGCTGCTGGCCTCCCGTTCTGACTTCTTCATGGTGCCCACAGCCACCACTTGGCGCGGTGTCGCCCACATCTTGCTCATTTGGTACCCAGGTAAGGGCAGGGTGACTGTAGCTGTCCCTGCTCACAACCTTACTTATAGCAAGAACTTGAGCCCTAAAGGCAGGGACTCCTGGGATTTCAGATCCCTCCTTCAGAGGGTACCAGGACTGCTTTCTGGGGGGGAGCCCCTGGACATCCACACCTGTGCAACTGCCCAGGGGAGCCTGCTGTTATTGAGCTCAAAAGGGGCTGTGAGTCTTATCCGGAGGGATGGAGGAGCTAGAGCAGTAGGTATTCTGGGGTATGGACTGCTTAGCCAGGGAGTCCCAGTGTCCTTGGGTGTCTTCAACGATACTTTGGCCTGTGTGCTGAGCTCTGGACTCGAGCTGCTGGACATGGGCAGTGGACGGCTTTTAGAAAGAAAGGTCTTAAGCACTGACCGGGTCCACCTGCTAGAGCTCTCAGCCCCAGGGATtgatgaagaagaggagagtAAAGGTGGGCTTAGGCTGCTCTCTGCAGGGGGCCTATTCTGTATGACCTGGGAGGTGGGCAGAGAGGTTGAATGGCTGAGCTCTGAGGACTTAGTGTTTGAGGAGGCCTGTGGCTACTACCAGCGCCGGAGTCTACTTGGAGCCAGACTCACAACTGATGAGTTGAGAAAAGGGAGCACTTTTCGAGCCCCTCTGGCCCTGGCTGCTGTTCTCCGAGGTCACCAACCCCCAACCAAGCTGCTGACTGATTTGCAAGCTGAGCTAAGGGACTACCATGGCCTAGAGCGACTCAAAACTCGACTGGTGACTGGCAATGGGCAAGAGGAAGGTTGGACAGAGCTGGCTGAACGAGAGGTAGAGCGGCTGCTACGATCAGATCTGACAGGGGACAAACTATCCCAGCTCAATGCTGTCTTTGCTGTCTTCCCTGCTGCTGCTTGGTGCTCCACCCGCCGAGCTCTACAGCTACAACTGAATGAGGCTGGCCAGCTGAAGTCCCAGGCCCCTCCCGACTTGTGGAAGAAGGTACTAGCGGATACAGAGGCTGATGGGGCACTACCCCCCTTTGAACTCCTGTGTCAGTGCCTTTGTCGGCTGGAGCCATGTTGGTTGCCACCCTTTGTAGAATTGGCACAACAGCAGGGGGGGCCAGGTTGGGGGTTAGGAGCTGGAGGCCCAGGGCCACCTTTATACCGCCGGGCATTGGCTGTACTGGGTGACTGGGCTGGGGCCAGGGCAGGGGCTCTGGAGCTAGAGCTGCTCTTGGGAAGTGGCCGGCCCAAGGCTGTGCTCCAGGCCATAGGGCAGCTAGTTCAGGCTGGACAGTGGGAACGTGTGCTGGACGCAGGCCTGGCACTAAGCCCATCCAGCCCCTTGCTGCAGATGGAGATCTTCACTGTCTTACTAGCCGAATTTGCTCGGCATCGCCAATTAGATGCCCACCTGACTCGCCTGCGCCACCTGTGCCCACCAGACTTGTCACCCACAGACCTCCTACTCTTGCTGAAGAGGCACCTGCCAGATGAAGAGGGGCCTCCAACCCCATTCCCTAAGGTGGGAGCTGACCCTCCACTCACAGTAGGGCTCCTGAGAGATTTGCTGGAACAGGCCAAGTCCAAAGCACAGACTCCAAGCCCCTATGAGGATATCCTGTGGGACTCTGGTGCCAGTCCTCCCTACCCCAAGAGCAGGCACTATCCCTCACAGTACCAGAGTAGCCAGAGCAAGGAGCCTGGGGCCAGGAATTCAATGGAATTGACTCAGACTGAGACTTGGGGTCAAAGAATATAG